The Engystomops pustulosus chromosome 4, aEngPut4.maternal, whole genome shotgun sequence genome contains a region encoding:
- the CAPRIN2 gene encoding caprin-2 isoform X2, giving the protein MVQLSPSSPGGNVHLSGVAKHQSERGLSSLQSSLSSTATPLQVYETYLENGFISLKHKIRNIEKKKVKLEDYRDRLHNGEDLNQDQLEAVERYSEVLHNLEFAKELQKVFAALSQDLIKAQKKVQRREQIQKTEAEKKRLRMVLQIQYVLQSFCQDHVQQDFKDGLNGAMNITSKELDGLSKFSKLLCHKRFQHMSLEDEMDQMSVYLWNLVEGNEKTVAGTNYKFLKDLVSRMLDCGYFESVPDPPRKEPQIVLVEPPKTETCKVTRVEPEPFKEHLKLDPKSPRELPIRHCVPKVEQVPKAAEMPKPVQVKYMSPEPIKPWTVATNVKLQEPPKRWQSPSLTPLTKTWQTTNVPQPAAPQPKGELETPKERRERAPKPQQEVKAVTQLKDPKMPPVPSVQITVKKRDIPAPICINHLSPAVTNAQPHRVTAQPASEFCYSPTLPKDPELRKQKLEDLIDQIKGTYNFMQDSMLDFDSQSSRAASPGILIEVPVVPSEPIESPKEPTLPNGKVSTPPVLVESIVDPVCLILEPDSPLPLSSPVKVPDSPPRKVEPLVPEPIYVPSPPLPEPLPERSLTPVPLQTEPLQSPKTPTSVPLLQLKREGTPLSTRSTPQASPFQGMQAVFKVNPPLPSRKEIDIKDDPPYPPEYQQTFSTASTQTLPHGLLDLNGGEPHTLIQEPLVGGPYNSAMPPVTNGNLPCYTSTPNLVPRIPQQCTSTRGGIIRGVSRGARVMTNGYRQTSFKGPETYRGTPCPSSGSYGPVPYPGRDYPVPQYIPRDANSHLCYKRGSITPAGRSTPRSWNDSAQLGSPEMEESFNSTDSGQGDSRSMTSVDMSMSSQAATILPVHVYPLPQQMRVAFSAARTSNFAPGTLDQPIVFDLLLNNLGDTFDFQVGRFMCPVNGTYVFIFHMLKLAVNVPLYVNLMKNEEVMVSAYANDGAPDHETASNHAVLQLFQGDQIWLRLHRGAIYGSSWKYSTFSGYLLYQD; this is encoded by the exons ATGGTCCAGCTGTCACCATCGAGTCCCGGGGGTAATGTTCACCTCTCGGGAGTCGCCAAGCACCAGTCTGAGCGAGGTCTCAGTTCTTTGCAGTCTTCGCTGTCTTCCACGGCCACTCCGCTCCAGGTCTACGAGACTTACCTAGAGAACGGATTCATCAGCCTGAAGCACAAGATCCGCAACATCGAGAAAAAGAAG GTAAAACTAGAAGATTACAGAGACCGTCTCCATAATGGCGAAGACCTGAATCAGGACCAACTG GAAGCGGTCGAGCGCTACAGCGAGGTCCTTCACAATCTGGAATTTGCAAAGGAACTTCAGAAAGTATTTGCAGCTCTCAGCCAAGAC TTAATAAAGGCCCAGAAGAAGGTGCAGAGGCGGGAGCAGATCCAGAAGACGGAGGCGGAGAAGAAGCGCCTGCGCATGGTCCTGCAGATCCAGTACGTGCTGCAGTCCTTCTGCCAGGATCACGTTCAGCAAGACTTCAAGGATGGACTCAACGGCGCCATGAACATCACCTCCAAGGAGTTGGATGGACTCTCAAAGTTCTCCAAACTCCTCTGTCACAAGAGGTTTCAACACATGAG TCTTGAAGATGAAATGGATCAGATGTCGGTCTACCTGTGGAACCTGGTGGAAGGCAATGAGAAGACAGTGGCAGGGACCAATT ACAAATTCCTGAAGGATCTGGTATCCAGGATGCTGGACTGTGGTTATTTTGAAAGTGTCCCTGATCCTCCACGTAAAGAGCCACAAATTGTACTGGTAGAACCACCGAAGACTGAAACCTGCAAAGTGACCAGAGTTGAGCCAG AACCCTTTAAAGAACACCTAAAACTGGACCCCAAGTCTCCCCGAGAG CTTCCCATCAGGCATTGTGTGCCAAAGGTTGAGCAGGTGCCCAAAGCTGCTGAGATGCCAAAACCAGTGCAAGTAAAATACATGTCGCCAGAGCCCATAAAGCCCTGGACGGTGGCTACTAATGTGAAGCTACAGGAGCCACCAAAGAGATGGCAGTCTCCATCATTGACACCCCTGACCAAAACCTGGCAAACTACCAATGTCCCCCAACCTGCGGCTCCACAACCAAAAGGTGAACTGGAGACCCCAAAGGAG AGACGCGAACGAGCACCAAAGCCTCAACAGGAAGTAAAAGCTGTGACCCAACTAAAG GATCCAAAGATGCCACCTGTTCCCAGTGTGCAAATTACAGTGAAAAAGAGGGACATCCCTGCACCCATCTGTATCAACCACTTGTCCCCAGCTGTGACCAATGCTCAG CCACATCGTGTGACTGCCCAACCAGCATCGGAGTTCTGCTACTCGCCAACCCTCCCGAAGGACCCAGAACTACGGAAGCAAAAACTGGAGGATCTTATCGATCAGATCAAGGGAACCTACAACTTCATGCAG gacTCCATGTTGGACTTTGATTCTCAATCTTCAAGAGCAGCTTCACCAGGAATTCTGATAGAAG TTCCAGTTGTGCCCTCTGAGCCCATAGAAAGCCCAAAGGAACCAACATTGCCAAATGGAAAG GTTTCCACCCCGCCAGTGTTGGTGGAATCCATAGTTGACCCAGTTTGCCTTATATTGGAACCAGATTCTCCGCTACCATTGAGTTCCCCCGTAAAG GTTCCTGATTCACCACCCCGTAAGGTGGAGCCATTGGTGCCAGAGCCAATCTATGTTCCTAGCCCTCCACTTCCAGAGCCTCTTCCAGAGAGAAGTCTG ACTCCTGTGCCTCTACAAACTGAACCACTTCAGTCTCCAAAGACTCCGACCAGCGTGCCGCTCTTGCAGCTTAAACGGGAAGGGACACCATTGTCTACCAGGAGCACGCCCCAAGCTTCTCCCTTCCAGGGAATGCAGGCG GTATTTAAAGTGAACCCTCCACTGCCTTCCCGTAAGGAGATTGATATCAAAGATGATCCACCATATCCCCCGGAATATCAGCAGACCTTCAGCACTGCGAGTACTCAGACCCTTCCTCATGGCTTACTGGACCTGAATGGTGGAGAACCACACACTCTCATTCAGGAGCCATTAGTTG GGGGTCCATATAATTCGGCAATGCCTCCAGTGACCAATGGAAACCTCCCATGTTACACCTCCACCCCCAACCTTGTGCCCCGCATTCCTCAGCAATGCACAAGTACTCGAGGTGGAATCATAAGAGGAGTGAGCCGTGGAGCGCGGGTGATGACCAATGGCTATCGACAGACGAGCTTTAAAG GGCCTGAGACCTATAGAGGAACTCCATGTCCCTCCAGTGGAAGCTATGGACCTGTACCCTACCCTGGGCGAGACTATCCAGTACCCCAGTACATCCCACGG GATGCAAACTCCCACCTCTGCTACAAGAGAGGGTCCATCACTCCGGCTGGTCGCTCTACCCCAAGAA GTTGGAATGATTCAGCCCAGCTCGGGAGCCCAGAGATGGAGGAAAGCTTCAACAGTACGGATTCTGGGCAGGGCGACTCTCGGAGCATGACCTCAGTAGATATGTCCATGAGCAGTCAAGCTGCCACCATTTTGCCAGTCCACGTCTACCCCCTTCCGCAGCAGATGAGGGTAGCGTTCTCCGCAGCCAGAACATCAAATTTTGCTCCTGGTACATTGGATCAACCAATAGTGTTTGACCTTTTGCTCAACAATCTTGGGGACACCTTTGACTTCCAGGTAGGCCGCTTCATGTGCCCGGTGAACGGCACCTATGTCTTTATATTTCACATGTTGAAGCTGGCCGTGAATGTTCCTCTGTATGTGAACCTGATGAAGAACGAGGAGGTAATGGTATCGGCCTATGCCAACGATGGAGCCCCCGACCACGAGACCGCCAGTAACCACGCGGTCCTGCAACTCTTCCAAGGTGACCAGATCTGGCTGAGGTTACACAGAGGAGCCATTTATGGCAGCAGCTGGAAATACTCCACCTTCTCCGGGTACTTACTGTATCAGGACTGA
- the CAPRIN2 gene encoding caprin-2 isoform X4 → MVQLSPSSPGGNVHLSGVAKHQSERGLSSLQSSLSSTATPLQVYETYLENGFISLKHKIRNIEKKKVKLEDYRDRLHNGEDLNQDQLEAVERYSEVLHNLEFAKELQKVFAALSQDLIKAQKKVQRREQIQKTEAEKKRLRMVLQIQYVLQSFCQDHVQQDFKDGLNGAMNITSKELDGLSKFSKLLCHKRFQHMSLEDEMDQMSVYLWNLVEGNEKTVAGTNYKFLKDLVSRMLDCGYFESVPDPPRKEPQIVLVEPPKTETCKVTRVEPEPFKEHLKLDPKSPRELPIRHCVPKVEQVPKAAEMPKPVQVKYMSPEPIKPWTVATNVKLQEPPKRWQSPSLTPLTKTWQTTNVPQPAAPQPKGELETPKERRERAPKPQQEVKAVTQLKDPKMPPVPSVQITVKKRDIPAPICINHLSPAVTNAQPHRVTAQPASEFCYSPTLPKDPELRKQKLEDLIDQIKGTYNFMQDSMLDFDSQSSRAASPGILIEVPVVPSEPIESPKEPTLPNGKVSTPPVLVESIVDPVCLILEPDSPLPLSSPVKVPDSPPRKVEPLVPEPIYVPSPPLPEPLPERSLVFKVNPPLPSRKEIDIKDDPPYPPEYQQTFSTASTQTLPHGLLDLNGGEPHTLIQEPLVGGPYNSAMPPVTNGNLPCYTSTPNLVPRIPQQCTSTRGGIIRGVSRGARVMTNGYRQTSFKGPETYRGTPCPSSGSYGPVPYPGRDYPVPQYIPRDANSHLCYKRGSITPAGRSTPRSWNDSAQLGSPEMEESFNSTDSGQGDSRSMTSVDMSMSSQAATILPVHVYPLPQQMRVAFSAARTSNFAPGTLDQPIVFDLLLNNLGDTFDFQVGRFMCPVNGTYVFIFHMLKLAVNVPLYVNLMKNEEVMVSAYANDGAPDHETASNHAVLQLFQGDQIWLRLHRGAIYGSSWKYSTFSGYLLYQD, encoded by the exons ATGGTCCAGCTGTCACCATCGAGTCCCGGGGGTAATGTTCACCTCTCGGGAGTCGCCAAGCACCAGTCTGAGCGAGGTCTCAGTTCTTTGCAGTCTTCGCTGTCTTCCACGGCCACTCCGCTCCAGGTCTACGAGACTTACCTAGAGAACGGATTCATCAGCCTGAAGCACAAGATCCGCAACATCGAGAAAAAGAAG GTAAAACTAGAAGATTACAGAGACCGTCTCCATAATGGCGAAGACCTGAATCAGGACCAACTG GAAGCGGTCGAGCGCTACAGCGAGGTCCTTCACAATCTGGAATTTGCAAAGGAACTTCAGAAAGTATTTGCAGCTCTCAGCCAAGAC TTAATAAAGGCCCAGAAGAAGGTGCAGAGGCGGGAGCAGATCCAGAAGACGGAGGCGGAGAAGAAGCGCCTGCGCATGGTCCTGCAGATCCAGTACGTGCTGCAGTCCTTCTGCCAGGATCACGTTCAGCAAGACTTCAAGGATGGACTCAACGGCGCCATGAACATCACCTCCAAGGAGTTGGATGGACTCTCAAAGTTCTCCAAACTCCTCTGTCACAAGAGGTTTCAACACATGAG TCTTGAAGATGAAATGGATCAGATGTCGGTCTACCTGTGGAACCTGGTGGAAGGCAATGAGAAGACAGTGGCAGGGACCAATT ACAAATTCCTGAAGGATCTGGTATCCAGGATGCTGGACTGTGGTTATTTTGAAAGTGTCCCTGATCCTCCACGTAAAGAGCCACAAATTGTACTGGTAGAACCACCGAAGACTGAAACCTGCAAAGTGACCAGAGTTGAGCCAG AACCCTTTAAAGAACACCTAAAACTGGACCCCAAGTCTCCCCGAGAG CTTCCCATCAGGCATTGTGTGCCAAAGGTTGAGCAGGTGCCCAAAGCTGCTGAGATGCCAAAACCAGTGCAAGTAAAATACATGTCGCCAGAGCCCATAAAGCCCTGGACGGTGGCTACTAATGTGAAGCTACAGGAGCCACCAAAGAGATGGCAGTCTCCATCATTGACACCCCTGACCAAAACCTGGCAAACTACCAATGTCCCCCAACCTGCGGCTCCACAACCAAAAGGTGAACTGGAGACCCCAAAGGAG AGACGCGAACGAGCACCAAAGCCTCAACAGGAAGTAAAAGCTGTGACCCAACTAAAG GATCCAAAGATGCCACCTGTTCCCAGTGTGCAAATTACAGTGAAAAAGAGGGACATCCCTGCACCCATCTGTATCAACCACTTGTCCCCAGCTGTGACCAATGCTCAG CCACATCGTGTGACTGCCCAACCAGCATCGGAGTTCTGCTACTCGCCAACCCTCCCGAAGGACCCAGAACTACGGAAGCAAAAACTGGAGGATCTTATCGATCAGATCAAGGGAACCTACAACTTCATGCAG gacTCCATGTTGGACTTTGATTCTCAATCTTCAAGAGCAGCTTCACCAGGAATTCTGATAGAAG TTCCAGTTGTGCCCTCTGAGCCCATAGAAAGCCCAAAGGAACCAACATTGCCAAATGGAAAG GTTTCCACCCCGCCAGTGTTGGTGGAATCCATAGTTGACCCAGTTTGCCTTATATTGGAACCAGATTCTCCGCTACCATTGAGTTCCCCCGTAAAG GTTCCTGATTCACCACCCCGTAAGGTGGAGCCATTGGTGCCAGAGCCAATCTATGTTCCTAGCCCTCCACTTCCAGAGCCTCTTCCAGAGAGAAGTCTG GTATTTAAAGTGAACCCTCCACTGCCTTCCCGTAAGGAGATTGATATCAAAGATGATCCACCATATCCCCCGGAATATCAGCAGACCTTCAGCACTGCGAGTACTCAGACCCTTCCTCATGGCTTACTGGACCTGAATGGTGGAGAACCACACACTCTCATTCAGGAGCCATTAGTTG GGGGTCCATATAATTCGGCAATGCCTCCAGTGACCAATGGAAACCTCCCATGTTACACCTCCACCCCCAACCTTGTGCCCCGCATTCCTCAGCAATGCACAAGTACTCGAGGTGGAATCATAAGAGGAGTGAGCCGTGGAGCGCGGGTGATGACCAATGGCTATCGACAGACGAGCTTTAAAG GGCCTGAGACCTATAGAGGAACTCCATGTCCCTCCAGTGGAAGCTATGGACCTGTACCCTACCCTGGGCGAGACTATCCAGTACCCCAGTACATCCCACGG GATGCAAACTCCCACCTCTGCTACAAGAGAGGGTCCATCACTCCGGCTGGTCGCTCTACCCCAAGAA GTTGGAATGATTCAGCCCAGCTCGGGAGCCCAGAGATGGAGGAAAGCTTCAACAGTACGGATTCTGGGCAGGGCGACTCTCGGAGCATGACCTCAGTAGATATGTCCATGAGCAGTCAAGCTGCCACCATTTTGCCAGTCCACGTCTACCCCCTTCCGCAGCAGATGAGGGTAGCGTTCTCCGCAGCCAGAACATCAAATTTTGCTCCTGGTACATTGGATCAACCAATAGTGTTTGACCTTTTGCTCAACAATCTTGGGGACACCTTTGACTTCCAGGTAGGCCGCTTCATGTGCCCGGTGAACGGCACCTATGTCTTTATATTTCACATGTTGAAGCTGGCCGTGAATGTTCCTCTGTATGTGAACCTGATGAAGAACGAGGAGGTAATGGTATCGGCCTATGCCAACGATGGAGCCCCCGACCACGAGACCGCCAGTAACCACGCGGTCCTGCAACTCTTCCAAGGTGACCAGATCTGGCTGAGGTTACACAGAGGAGCCATTTATGGCAGCAGCTGGAAATACTCCACCTTCTCCGGGTACTTACTGTATCAGGACTGA
- the CAPRIN2 gene encoding caprin-2 isoform X3, whose protein sequence is MVQLSPSSPGGNVHLSGVAKHQSERGLSSLQSSLSSTATPLQVYETYLENGFISLKHKIRNIEKKKVKLEDYRDRLHNGEDLNQDQLEAVERYSEVLHNLEFAKELQKVFAALSQDLIKAQKKVQRREQIQKTEAEKKRLRMVLQIQYVLQSFCQDHVQQDFKDGLNGAMNITSKELDGLSKFSKLLCHKRFQHMSLEDEMDQMSVYLWNLVEGNEKTVAGTNYKFLKDLVSRMLDCGYFESVPDPPRKEPQIVLVEPPKTETCKVTRVEPEPFKEHLKLDPKSPRELPIRHCVPKVEQVPKAAEMPKPVQVKYMSPEPIKPWTVATNVKLQEPPKRWQSPSLTPLTKTWQTTNVPQPAAPQPKGELETPKERRERAPKPQQEVKAVTQLKDPKMPPVPSVQITVKKRDIPAPICINHLSPAVTNAQPHRVTAQPASEFCYSPTLPKDPELRKQKLEDLIDQIKGTYNFMQDSMLDFDSQSSRAASPGILIEVPVVPSEPIESPKEPTLPNGKVSTPPVLVESIVDPVCLILEPDSPLPLSSPVKQVPDSPPRKVEPLVPEPIYVPSPPLPEPLPERSLVFKVNPPLPSRKEIDIKDDPPYPPEYQQTFSTASTQTLPHGLLDLNGGEPHTLIQEPLVGGPYNSAMPPVTNGNLPCYTSTPNLVPRIPQQCTSTRGGIIRGVSRGARVMTNGYRQTSFKGPETYRGTPCPSSGSYGPVPYPGRDYPVPQYIPRDANSHLCYKRGSITPAGRSTPRSWNDSAQLGSPEMEESFNSTDSGQGDSRSMTSVDMSMSSQAATILPVHVYPLPQQMRVAFSAARTSNFAPGTLDQPIVFDLLLNNLGDTFDFQVGRFMCPVNGTYVFIFHMLKLAVNVPLYVNLMKNEEVMVSAYANDGAPDHETASNHAVLQLFQGDQIWLRLHRGAIYGSSWKYSTFSGYLLYQD, encoded by the exons ATGGTCCAGCTGTCACCATCGAGTCCCGGGGGTAATGTTCACCTCTCGGGAGTCGCCAAGCACCAGTCTGAGCGAGGTCTCAGTTCTTTGCAGTCTTCGCTGTCTTCCACGGCCACTCCGCTCCAGGTCTACGAGACTTACCTAGAGAACGGATTCATCAGCCTGAAGCACAAGATCCGCAACATCGAGAAAAAGAAG GTAAAACTAGAAGATTACAGAGACCGTCTCCATAATGGCGAAGACCTGAATCAGGACCAACTG GAAGCGGTCGAGCGCTACAGCGAGGTCCTTCACAATCTGGAATTTGCAAAGGAACTTCAGAAAGTATTTGCAGCTCTCAGCCAAGAC TTAATAAAGGCCCAGAAGAAGGTGCAGAGGCGGGAGCAGATCCAGAAGACGGAGGCGGAGAAGAAGCGCCTGCGCATGGTCCTGCAGATCCAGTACGTGCTGCAGTCCTTCTGCCAGGATCACGTTCAGCAAGACTTCAAGGATGGACTCAACGGCGCCATGAACATCACCTCCAAGGAGTTGGATGGACTCTCAAAGTTCTCCAAACTCCTCTGTCACAAGAGGTTTCAACACATGAG TCTTGAAGATGAAATGGATCAGATGTCGGTCTACCTGTGGAACCTGGTGGAAGGCAATGAGAAGACAGTGGCAGGGACCAATT ACAAATTCCTGAAGGATCTGGTATCCAGGATGCTGGACTGTGGTTATTTTGAAAGTGTCCCTGATCCTCCACGTAAAGAGCCACAAATTGTACTGGTAGAACCACCGAAGACTGAAACCTGCAAAGTGACCAGAGTTGAGCCAG AACCCTTTAAAGAACACCTAAAACTGGACCCCAAGTCTCCCCGAGAG CTTCCCATCAGGCATTGTGTGCCAAAGGTTGAGCAGGTGCCCAAAGCTGCTGAGATGCCAAAACCAGTGCAAGTAAAATACATGTCGCCAGAGCCCATAAAGCCCTGGACGGTGGCTACTAATGTGAAGCTACAGGAGCCACCAAAGAGATGGCAGTCTCCATCATTGACACCCCTGACCAAAACCTGGCAAACTACCAATGTCCCCCAACCTGCGGCTCCACAACCAAAAGGTGAACTGGAGACCCCAAAGGAG AGACGCGAACGAGCACCAAAGCCTCAACAGGAAGTAAAAGCTGTGACCCAACTAAAG GATCCAAAGATGCCACCTGTTCCCAGTGTGCAAATTACAGTGAAAAAGAGGGACATCCCTGCACCCATCTGTATCAACCACTTGTCCCCAGCTGTGACCAATGCTCAG CCACATCGTGTGACTGCCCAACCAGCATCGGAGTTCTGCTACTCGCCAACCCTCCCGAAGGACCCAGAACTACGGAAGCAAAAACTGGAGGATCTTATCGATCAGATCAAGGGAACCTACAACTTCATGCAG gacTCCATGTTGGACTTTGATTCTCAATCTTCAAGAGCAGCTTCACCAGGAATTCTGATAGAAG TTCCAGTTGTGCCCTCTGAGCCCATAGAAAGCCCAAAGGAACCAACATTGCCAAATGGAAAG GTTTCCACCCCGCCAGTGTTGGTGGAATCCATAGTTGACCCAGTTTGCCTTATATTGGAACCAGATTCTCCGCTACCATTGAGTTCCCCCGTAAAG CAGGTTCCTGATTCACCACCCCGTAAGGTGGAGCCATTGGTGCCAGAGCCAATCTATGTTCCTAGCCCTCCACTTCCAGAGCCTCTTCCAGAGAGAAGTCTG GTATTTAAAGTGAACCCTCCACTGCCTTCCCGTAAGGAGATTGATATCAAAGATGATCCACCATATCCCCCGGAATATCAGCAGACCTTCAGCACTGCGAGTACTCAGACCCTTCCTCATGGCTTACTGGACCTGAATGGTGGAGAACCACACACTCTCATTCAGGAGCCATTAGTTG GGGGTCCATATAATTCGGCAATGCCTCCAGTGACCAATGGAAACCTCCCATGTTACACCTCCACCCCCAACCTTGTGCCCCGCATTCCTCAGCAATGCACAAGTACTCGAGGTGGAATCATAAGAGGAGTGAGCCGTGGAGCGCGGGTGATGACCAATGGCTATCGACAGACGAGCTTTAAAG GGCCTGAGACCTATAGAGGAACTCCATGTCCCTCCAGTGGAAGCTATGGACCTGTACCCTACCCTGGGCGAGACTATCCAGTACCCCAGTACATCCCACGG GATGCAAACTCCCACCTCTGCTACAAGAGAGGGTCCATCACTCCGGCTGGTCGCTCTACCCCAAGAA GTTGGAATGATTCAGCCCAGCTCGGGAGCCCAGAGATGGAGGAAAGCTTCAACAGTACGGATTCTGGGCAGGGCGACTCTCGGAGCATGACCTCAGTAGATATGTCCATGAGCAGTCAAGCTGCCACCATTTTGCCAGTCCACGTCTACCCCCTTCCGCAGCAGATGAGGGTAGCGTTCTCCGCAGCCAGAACATCAAATTTTGCTCCTGGTACATTGGATCAACCAATAGTGTTTGACCTTTTGCTCAACAATCTTGGGGACACCTTTGACTTCCAGGTAGGCCGCTTCATGTGCCCGGTGAACGGCACCTATGTCTTTATATTTCACATGTTGAAGCTGGCCGTGAATGTTCCTCTGTATGTGAACCTGATGAAGAACGAGGAGGTAATGGTATCGGCCTATGCCAACGATGGAGCCCCCGACCACGAGACCGCCAGTAACCACGCGGTCCTGCAACTCTTCCAAGGTGACCAGATCTGGCTGAGGTTACACAGAGGAGCCATTTATGGCAGCAGCTGGAAATACTCCACCTTCTCCGGGTACTTACTGTATCAGGACTGA